The sequence below is a genomic window from Arthrobacter sp. U41.
GCACGGCAATGGCGGCGATTATGGCGAGCAGGGTCCGTTCCGGCCTGTGCAGCGTGGCGGCCGGTTCTTTCGTCGCCGGTGCGGACGGTTCTGCTGCGGCCGGTTTTGCTTCGTTCGGCTCGGGCTCTTTCGGCCCTGGTTCATTCGGCTCTGGACTCATGTGGTCAGTATGGAGCAGACCGGGAGTGCCGTCATGGTGTCTTTAGGCCCCAGTGCGCCCTGACCTGCTGTTTCTTCGCCGCCGGAAGCCCCTCACAATGAGCGAGCCGACGACGAGCGCGAGTGCGGAGTACACGGCAAAGTTGAGGAAGCGCGAATATTCGTCGATGAGCCGGTACTGCGCCCCGAGCATGGCCCCCAGCCCGATCAGCAGCCCGTTCCAGAGCCCGCTGCCCGCAACCGTGAACGCGCTGAACGTGCCAAGGTGCATCCTCTGGGCACCTGCCGGCAGCGAGATCAGGCTGCGCACGCCCGGCAGCAGCCTGCCGACGAAGACTGCAGACCGGCCGTAGCGGCTGAACCAGCCGGCGGCCTTTTCAAAGTCTTCGCGGTCCATGAGCGGGAGCCTCGACAACCACCGGATCGACCGCTCCAGTCCCAGCCGCGCCCCGAGCCAATACAGCAGCAGCGCGCCCAGGTAGGCCCCCAGCGTGCTGGTAACCAGCACAAGGGCCAGGTTCATGGTCCCCTGCCGTGTGAGGAAACCGGCCAGGGGAAGGATGACCTCGCTGGGAATGGGCGGGAAGACGGTCTCCGTCAGGGTGAACAGCCCCACGCCCCACTCGCCGAGCGCGTCGACGGCGCGCGCGGCAAAACCGACCAGGCCGCCCATCTCGTCGATCGGGGTGGCGGATGTCATGGCCACCCCGGCCCTTCAGCATCCTCGAGCACTGGTGCTCCCCTTCCCCGTCAATCGTGGCCAGCCTAACCGAAAACAGGGGCGCCCGGGGCGGCATGGGTTCGTCGACGCCGCCCGCGGCAGGCACTACGCTCGGGAAATGCGAATCGTGCGGAAAGTTCTTGGCCTCATTGGGCTGGTGGTGATCGGGCTGGTGGGTTCCGGGCCGGCAGCACTGGCCGTCACGCCGGTCGACATTGTCGTGGAGGACCGGGCCGGGGTGCTGGACCGGAACACCCTCCTGCCGGCAGTCCAGGCGATCGAGTTCTACGAGCCCACCAAGGTGGCCGTGTACACCTACAACGGCTCGGCCTCGGACAACCTCAACGAGGAGGTCCTGCGTTTTGCCCGGACCGAGCATCCGGAGTGGATCAGCGAGGACGGCCAGAAGTGGGCGAACGGGCTCTTCATCTTCGCCGTGGACCCGGTGGGCCGGCATGTGGGGACCTACATGGGTGAGGACCGGAAGGTTTCCCCCGAAACGCGGGCGGAGATCCAGAACGCCGCGAAGGACCTCCTTGCCGATGCCCAGTGGACGGACGGCACCGTCGCCGGGATCCAGCGCGGCGCGGAGCTGATCAACCAGCCGTGGTACCGGTCGACGGCCTTCCTCGTTACTGCCTGGACCAGCGCGGGGACTGCCGTCGCGGGCGCCGCCACCTGGCTGATCGTGCGCTGGCGGACCAGGGTCAGCAGCCGCCGGGAACTGGCCCGCGGCGATGCCAGCTACTCCAACGTGAGCATGGATCTCCAGGTCACTGAGCTCAACGCCAGCACTATTCCGGAAACGTCCCGGTACGGCAGCACCGTGCTGGAGAAGCACCGGACCTTCATGGCCAAGTACAACACCGCCACCGGTCTCGCCAACCAGGTCCATGCCCTCTCGCCCAAGGAACTTAGCAGGCGGAAAAACCTGAAGCTGGTCAGGAGATACGCGGACGCCGCTACCGAACTGGACGCCCTCGACGACGTCATCGCGGACACCAACGCCCTGCTCAACCGGGGCTCCGCCTGGGCTCCCGCCTGGGACCGGCAGCTGGCCCCCTTCCGCGCCGACCTGGCCGCGATCGAACAGATGCTGAGCAAGCGCAACGCCCAGGGCGATTCAGCAACTGCGGCGGCCCTGCGCTCCTTCCGTGACGAAAGCCACCGGGACATCGAACGCTGGACCGCGGAACTCTCGGACGGCACGATCACCCCGGAGACGACGCTTGACCGGCTGCGGGACGCCCGCACCCACCTGTCCGAGCTGCTCAAGAACCACGCCGATACCGTCATAGACGGCTTCGCCAAGAACGAGAAGGAAGCCTCGCTGATGCGCCAGGAGATGGAGAGTGCGCAGGCCGGAAGCAAGGACAAGTACGGGCGCACGTACGAGCCCAGCATCCTGGGCACCGTCTACCCCGCGTACTACTTCTTCTCCGTCCCCACCTTCAACTCCGGCTTCAACACCGGGGTCAGCAGCGTCAGCAGCGCCCGGGGCGGCGGCGGCAGTACCACCGGCTACGGCGGCAGCGGTGGCAGCTTCTCCGGCTCCGGCAGTTCCTCGAGCTTCTGACGGAATCAGACGCTCTTGCTGCGTTCGACGACGAAATCACCGCCGGGGAACAGTATGGTCTCGTGGCCGTCGTCGAACCTGACGTGATACGGCGGGGCCCCGTCTGCCCCCTTCACCTCCAGGATTTCCCCGTGCCGGTCCGCTGACTCAACTGTGGTGCCACGGATGATGATCCGGTCTCCCTGGGCTGCTTTCATGGCATTCACCTCCGTTCTCCAGCGTACGAGCCTGCGTCCGTTTGGGGAACGGACACCCGTCAATAAAGCCCGTCGGTGACTGTGCCGGTGAGCTGGTGGATGACGCGCGTCCGGGCGGCCATGTCGGACATCTCCCGGCCCAGCGTGTAGACAACAAACACGAAAGCGCGATCCCCCTGCACCAGGACGCTCGCGTCGTGAAGG
It includes:
- a CDS encoding DUF5129 domain-containing protein, which encodes MRIVRKVLGLIGLVVIGLVGSGPAALAVTPVDIVVEDRAGVLDRNTLLPAVQAIEFYEPTKVAVYTYNGSASDNLNEEVLRFARTEHPEWISEDGQKWANGLFIFAVDPVGRHVGTYMGEDRKVSPETRAEIQNAAKDLLADAQWTDGTVAGIQRGAELINQPWYRSTAFLVTAWTSAGTAVAGAATWLIVRWRTRVSSRRELARGDASYSNVSMDLQVTELNASTIPETSRYGSTVLEKHRTFMAKYNTATGLANQVHALSPKELSRRKNLKLVRRYADAATELDALDDVIADTNALLNRGSAWAPAWDRQLAPFRADLAAIEQMLSKRNAQGDSATAAALRSFRDESHRDIERWTAELSDGTITPETTLDRLRDARTHLSELLKNHADTVIDGFAKNEKEASLMRQEMESAQAGSKDKYGRTYEPSILGTVYPAYYFFSVPTFNSGFNTGVSSVSSARGGGGSTTGYGGSGGSFSGSGSSSSF
- a CDS encoding DedA family protein, with amino-acid sequence MTSATPIDEMGGLVGFAARAVDALGEWGVGLFTLTETVFPPIPSEVILPLAGFLTRQGTMNLALVLVTSTLGAYLGALLLYWLGARLGLERSIRWLSRLPLMDREDFEKAAGWFSRYGRSAVFVGRLLPGVRSLISLPAGAQRMHLGTFSAFTVAGSGLWNGLLIGLGAMLGAQYRLIDEYSRFLNFAVYSALALVVGSLIVRGFRRRRNSRSGRTGA
- a CDS encoding DUF1918 domain-containing protein translates to MKAAQGDRIIIRGTTVESADRHGEILEVKGADGAPPYHVRFDDGHETILFPGGDFVVERSKSV